Below is a genomic region from Candidatus Caldatribacterium sp..
AGCTTAAGGCTCGCCCCGGTGAGTTCTTTAAGGGGCGTGGGTCTGTAAGCTTTGAGAGATCAGAAATAGATCCAACTTATCTCCTTTCGCCTACGAGAGTGATCGCTGGATACTATGGGATATGCGACATGGTCCTTCCACTGGGCGAGATTGTTTATCGGTATCCGGAGGAATAAATAGTAACCGTGCGAGCCTACTTTAGCTTGTGCCTGTAGGAGGTGGTTTTAATGTGATTAGAAAGAAGGAAGGGAAAGAAACAGGGAAAAAGGGATTTTGAGGTGTTTGTTTGTCAGCCAGTGAGAGAGTGGGGAGTGAAAAAAAGAAAAAATAAAATAAAGGAGGGTAAGGTGGCGATGCTTGGAAGGTCTCAAAAATGGATAATGGTGAGTGTTCTTTTGGTTTTGGTAATGCTGTTGACTGGAGGGCTGGAAGCACGTACTGTCTTGAGATGGGCCACTATTGCAGGATTCTATACAGATTGGGCTGCCGAACTTGTTAAGGAATTTGAGCAGAAAACGGGTATAGAGGTTGAAATCGTTCAAATGGATTTAGCAACTATGTATGAAAAAGAGGCTATAGAGATGGCGGGGCGGACTGGAGCGTACGATATTATAACCGTAGAGAGTACATGGCTTGCCGAGTGGGCTCACGCCGGGTGGTTAGAGCCGTTGGACAGCTACATCGCCGAGACACCTAAGTCGGAGTTTGACATCAGTGACGTGGCTCCAGCCTTAGTGCGCATTTCCTGTACTTACAAAGACAAAATATATGCTCTTCCCTACTACACCTTCACCGCGGGGATGTTCTACCGGAAGGATCTATTCGACGACCCTGGAGAGCGTGCGGCCTTTAAAGCAAAGTACGGTTACGATTTGGATGTGCCAAAAACCTGGGAACAGCACAGGGACATTGCTGAGTTCTTTACTCGTAAGGCTGGTCAAACACTAAAGGGCGAAGTGTTGAAGCACGATTTCTACGGAGTTGGAATGATGGCAGGTAGGTTTGATGAAATACAGGACGAATGGATGGCAATACTCTGGGCCATGGGTGGAGAGGTAATGGATAAGGATATGAATGTCGTTGTAAACAGTCCTATAGGTGTGAAGGCAACCCAGTTCTACATTGATATGTTAAAGTTTGCCCCACCAGGAGCATTGACCTCCTCCTATGACGAGGTAATTGCACAGCTTCAACA
It encodes:
- a CDS encoding sugar ABC transporter substrate-binding protein, translated to MKKRKNKIKEGKVAMLGRSQKWIMVSVLLVLVMLLTGGLEARTVLRWATIAGFYTDWAAELVKEFEQKTGIEVEIVQMDLATMYEKEAIEMAGRTGAYDIITVESTWLAEWAHAGWLEPLDSYIAETPKSEFDISDVAPALVRISCTYKDKIYALPYYTFTAGMFYRKDLFDDPGERAAFKAKYGYDLDVPKTWEQHRDIAEFFTRKAGQTLKGEVLKHDFYGVGMMAGRFDEIQDEWMAILWAMGGEVMDKDMNVVVNSPIGVKATQFYIDMLKFAPPGALTSSYDEVIAQLQQGMIAMTMGMFLDQWANAVKTEQNIPGAVIACAPAPGYTAFIGCFSVAISRDSKNKKEAWEFIKFLAGPETQRKFALGGGTTALMSVLLDPEIQKHRDVAGHYPVLAEILKYHAEHNIEHPWLQSPAAGKIYREMSVCLCAAVAGEMTPEEAMNTLAERIRLYHSQAIQEQKQ